A region of Mycteria americana isolate JAX WOST 10 ecotype Jacksonville Zoo and Gardens chromosome 11, USCA_MyAme_1.0, whole genome shotgun sequence DNA encodes the following proteins:
- the QRICH1 gene encoding transcriptional regulator QRICH1 — protein MNNSLENTISFEEYIRVKARTIPQHRMKEFLDSLASKGPEALQEFQQTATTTMVYQQGGNCIYTDSTEVAGSLLELACPVTTSVQQQTQPEQQIQVQQPQQVQVQVQVQQSPQQVSAQQLSPQLTVHQASEQPIQVQVQIQGQAQQQASQTIQSQSLQSPSPSQLQAAQIQVQHVQTAQQIQAAEIQEEHIQHQQIQAQLVAGQAITGGQQIQIQTVGALSPPPSQQGSPREGERRISTASVLQPVKKRKVDMPITVSYAISGQPVATVLAIPQGQQQSYVSLRPDLLTVDSAHLYSATGTITSPTGETWTIPVYSAQPRGDLQQQNITHIAIPQEAYNAVHVSGSPTTLATVKLEDDKDKMVGSTSVVKNSHEEVVQTLANSLFPAQFMNGNIHIPVAVQAVAGTYQNTAQTVHIWDPQQQQQQPTPQEQGQQQQQLQVTCSAQTVQVAEVEPQPQPQTSPELLLPNSLKPEEGLEVWKSWAQTKNAELEKEAQNRLAPIGRRQLLRFQEDLISSAVAELNYGLCLMTREARNGDGEPYDPDVLYYIFLCIQKYLFENGRVDDIFSDLYYIRFTEWLHEVLKDVQPRVSPLGYVLSSHVTEEMLWECKQLGAHSPSTLLTTLMFFNTKYFLLKTVDQHMKLAFSKVLRQTKKNPSNPKDKSTSIRYMKAPAIHQTGQKVTDDMYAEQTENPENPLRCPIKLYDFYLFKCPQSVKGRNDTFYLTPEPVVAPNSPIWYSIQPISREQMEQMLTRILVIREIQEAIAVANASTMH, from the exons ATGAATAATTCTCTGGAGAACACCATTTCCTTTGAAGAATACATCCGTGTGAAGGCGCGAACGATCCCTCAGCACAGGATGAAGGAGTTTCTGGACTCCCTTGCTTCCAAGGGGCCGGAAGCTCTGCAGGAGTTTCAGCAGACGGCCACCACCACAATGGTGTATCAGCAGGGTGGCAACTGCATTTACACAGACAGCACAGAGGTGGCTGGGTCTTTGCTTGAACTTGCTTGTCCTGTGACAACCAGTGTCCAGCAGCAAACTCAGCCAGAGCAGCAAATACAGGTTCAGCAACCCCAGCAAGTCCAG GTTCAGGTCCAGGTCCAGCAGTCACCGCAGCAGGTCTCCGCCCAGCAGCTCTCTCCGCAGCTCACTGTCCATCAGGCTTCGGAGCAACCAATACAGGTCCAAGTGCAGATCCAAGGCCAGGCGCAGCAGCAGGCGTCCCAGACAATACAGAGTCAATCTCTTCAGAGCCCCAGCCCAtctcagctgcaggcagctcaAATCCAAGTGCAGCATGTGCAGACTGCCCAACAGATCCAGGCTGCAGAGATACAGGAGGAACACATACAACACCAGCAGATCCAGGCCCAGCTTGTGGCAGGACAGGCCATTACTGGTGGCCAGCAGATCCAGATCCAAACAGTTGGGGCACTGTCACCTCCACCTTCTCAACAAGGCTCTCCACGAGAGGGAGAGCGACGAATCAGCACTGCCAGTGTCCTTCAGCCAGTGAAGAAACGTAAAGTGGATATGCCTATTACTGTATCGTATGCTATTTCAGGGCAGCCAGTTGCCACAGTGCTGGCCATTCCTCAGGGCCAGCAGCAAAGTTATGTCTCTTTAAGGCCAGACTTGTTAACAGTGGACAGTGCCCACCTGTACAGTGCCACTGGGACCATTACTAGCCCCACTGGAGAGACTTGGACCATCCCTGTTTACTCTGCTCAACCACGTGGTGACCTTCAGCAGCAAAACATAACCCACATCGCCATCCCTCAGGAGGCCTACAATGCCGTCCACGTCAGTGGCTCGCCAACGACACTGGCTACCGTGAAGCTGGAAGACGACAAGGATAAGATGGTGGGAAGTACTTCAGTAGTGAAGAACTCTCACGAGGAAGTGGTGCAGACTCTTGCTAATTCGCTCTTTCCAGCGCAGTTTATGAATGGCAACATCCACATTCCAGTGGCAGTGCAGGCTGTGGCAGGGACGTACCAGAATACAGCACAGACGGTGCACATATGGGACccgcagcagcaacagcagcagcccacGCCCCAagagcaggggcagcagcagcagcagctacaagTCACTTGCTCA GCTCAAACTGTTCAGGTTGCTGAAGTTGAACCACAGCCGCAGCCACAGACTTCACCTGAACTTCTACTTCCAAACTCTCTGAAGCCAGAAGAAGGGCTTGAAGTGTGGAAAAGCTGGGCGCAGACCAAGaatgcagagctggaaaaagaagCCCAAAATAGGCTAGCACCCATTGGAA ggcGTCAGCTGCTGAGGTTCCAGGAAGATCTCATCTCTTCAGCTGTGGCTGAGCTGAATTATGGTCTATGCTTAATGACACGAGAAGCTCGAAATGGTGATGGTGAACCCTATGATCCAGATGTGCTCTACTATATCTTCCTGTGTATTCAGAAG TATCTCTTTGAAAATGGCCGAGTAGATGACATCTTCTCAGATCTCTACTATATTCGGTTCACTGAATGGCTGCATGAAGTTCTCAAGGACGTACAGCCCCGCGTTTCCCCTCTTG GTTATGTCCTCTCCAGTCATGtaacagaagagatgctgtgggAGTGTAAGCAGCTAGGAGCTCACTCCCCTTCCACCTTGCTCACTACACTGatgttttttaatacaaa ATACTTCCTGTTGAAAACAGTAGACCAGCACATGAAGCTGGCCTTCTCCAAGGTGTTGAGGCAGACCAAGAAGAACCCTTCTAATCCCAAGGATAAAAGCACGAGTATCCGCTATATGAAGGCTCCTGCCATACACCAGACAGGACAGAAAG TTACAGATGACATGTATGCAGAGCAGACTGAGAATCCAGAGAACCCCCTGAGGTGTCCGATAAAGCTGTATGACTTCTACCTCTTCAAATG CCCCCAGAGTGTGAAAGGCCGGAATGACACGTTTTACTTGACACCGGAGCCAGTGGTGGCCCCCAACAGCCCTATCTGGTATTCCATCCAGCCGATCAGCAGAGAGCAGATGGAGCAGATGCTCACCCGGATCCTGGTGATACGAGAGATTCAGGAAGCTATTGCCGTGGCTAATGCCAGCACCATGCACTAA